The region GACGAGTTGTGTGAGCAAACTACTCGGTTCGTCGAGGAACTTGTAGTGAACGCCGACGAAGTCGAACAGCGGTTGAGTGACACACAGTTCGGGGAGTTCGAACTGCTCCGGGCGGCGATGGACTACAACAACTCGTGGAAGATCTACGGCGCACTGTGGCTTCGCTCGGAGTACGACAACGAGTTGAGTGACGACGAACGCGAGTCGTTCGCGGCGCTGCTCGACGTGCTCACGTTCTTCGGTGCGACACGCGAATATTTCAAGTCGGTGTACTTCCAGTGGGAACTCGTTCGGCTCATTCGGGCGGTTCTCTACACAGCGATCCCCGCACTGGCGATCGCAGTCGCAACGTTGCTCTTTTTAGCGCCATCTTCGTTTCCGGGGAGCATCTTTGGAACGGCGACCATTATCTGGGTCGTCAGTGCAGCCGTGGCGCTTTCAGTCGTGCCGTTTTTTGTCCTCACGTCGATAGTCCTGCGGGTCGCTACCATTGCAAAGCGGACGAGCGCTATCGGGCCGTTCATCTTTCACGAATCGGACCGAGGCGACGACATCGACGTCGAGGGATAGACACACGAGACGCTCACAGCCGGCCCCTCGACGGCATCTACTCGAACGCCTCTCGGAGCGCGTCGCCGGCGCGTTCGTGAAGGTCGGCGGCAGCCTCGATCCCGGGGAACGGCTCCGCGAGGCGGCGCATGTTCGCGAAGTCGTGGATCATGTCGTCGTAGTGGGTGTGTGAGACGGGGACGCCGGCGTCGGCGAGCACTTTCCCGTACGCGAACTGTTCGTCGCGGAGCGGGTCGTAGCCGCACGTGAACAGGGTTGCGGGCGGGAGTTCGGCCAGCGTCGCCTCGGGGGCGCGGAGCGGGGAGGCCCGGAGGTTCGCGCCGTCCATGTCGTCGCGAAGGTAGTTGTTCCAGAACCAGATCATCCCCCGGGTGGTGAGGAAGTAGCCGTCGGCGTTCTCCTCGTACGAGCGGGTGTCGAACGCGTGGTCGGTTACGGGATAGAACAGGAGTTGGTGGTCGATCTCCGGGGCGCCGACGTCCCGCTCGACGGCCAGTTGGGCGACGACGGTCGCGAGGTTGCCGCCCGCGCTCTCTCCGGCGACGGCGAGGCCCTCGCCCGCCCCGATTTCGTCCGGGTGCTCGCCGACCCACTTCGTCGCGAGGTAGGCGTCCTCGACCGCGGCGGGGAACGGGTGCTCGGGGCCCTTTCGGTAGTCCACGGAGACGACGACGCAGTCGCCTTCGATCGCGAGCGCGCGGGCGACCGTGTCGTGCGTGTCGAGGTTCCCGGCGACCCAGCCTCCGCCGTGGAAGTAGACGACCGCGGGCAGCGCCGTTTCGGGGTCGGGGTCGTAGGTCCGCACACGGACGTCGCGTGCGTACGCTCGGATCTTGCGCTCGTCCACCGCCGCGACTGGTTCGGGCTCGACGTCGGGGGTGAAGAGGTCGCCGAGGAGTGCCCGCGCCTGCTCGACCGAGAGGTGCGTGAGGTCCGGGGCGCCCTCGTCTTCGAGGGTCTCCAGCAGTTCGCTCGCGTCTTCGTCCAACTGTGAAGCGCGGCGGTCGTCCTGCTCCGTCGTCTGTCCTGAGTGATCGATCTGTGTCTGAGTTATGGTCTGGCGTGCCGGCCGGATGGGACCGTCCGATTGCCCCGGGCTCCGGCATTCCTCTCGAGGGACACAACTCACCGACGGGGAACGTTATACACTCTCCACCTGACAGTATGGGTATATAGACTCTGTTGCAATCCTATTCCGCAGACAGACAGTACCAAGGCTCTTTACAGTCCAATCGCTAACAGAAATACAATGAAACGACGGACGCTATTGGCTTCACTTGGTGTCGGTAGCGCCACAGTTGCTGGAATTGGCGCAGTGAAACTGACCAGCAAAACACAGCCCGAGTATCTAAAGGACAAACGCGTGGTCTACGAGCGTGATGACCTGACGCTCGAAGTTATTCAAGACTCCATCAGAGTTGGTGAGGAAGTAGTGTTTCAGGTAACCAATACAGGGGATTCGAGGACTGTCCTCGGATGTCACAACCCATGGGCAATACAGAGGCACTCAAACGGTGCGTGGCAGCTGATTGCATGGACTAGTGAGAAATACTATCAAATGTGCGCCACAGCACTGTCTCCGGGTAGTACTCTCGAGGAGAGCATTGAACTCTCGAAATCCGGCCTCAAAGAGCAAGCAGGGACGATTCAGTCTGAGCTGCGTTCCGGTCAGTATCGGTTCCTGATTATCGGGACATCGCCCGTCTTGGCGATTGATTTCGACGTTCTCGATTCAGAATAGTTCACATGATGGGTTGACCGACTTGCGCTCTGTATCTCGACACCTGGAATGAACTGCAGCCGGTTCACAGGGGGTCGAACTCGGTGTGATAATCGTGATTCCTCAGAGCCACACCATCAAGATGTGCCCGCTGACTAGACAGTGCCAGCAACTGCGCGCCAATCGGATCAACGGAGTCGGTGTTCCCTGGAATCCATGAAAGAATCGCGTGTGAGCGTGGAGGTCTACTGTGAACATGCTAGCTCTGATCAATACTCAATCTCTTGCAGTGGTATCGACCAATACCCACCTTCTCAGTCAGGATTGGAATCGTACGTCTCTCCGACTGCCACGGTAAGTGTTTGTGGGCGGACAGTAAGTGATAGCTCTTGCTCCCGAATAATCTCGCCGTCCAGACTGAATCTGGTCGCATCCGGATTGTCTATCTCAATCTCAACTGATGAGCTCTTGAACCGCTTTATAGACGCTGAATCGCGCCCGAACATCCGTTCGACGACAGTGTCACTCATCAGATCCAGTGCAGAGACGTCTTCGATAACAACGACATCAAGCAGGCCGTCTTCCATATTGGCCTGACTGGTTCCACTGGTTCCATACCGACGACCGTTTCCGACCAGTACACAGAGGGCATCACCGGCCCACGCGGTCGTCT is a window of halophilic archaeon DL31 DNA encoding:
- a CDS encoding hypothetical protein (KEGG: hje:HacjB3_13335 hypothetical protein), with translation MGNDERDETARERMSENRLRYWILMDGDRWLVAAGLTVGLFVVLVLGGAFGPSSFRTVMGSTNQVAITFQALVASLITGVTLVVTIGQLVLSQELGSLGKQRERMGGAVAFRRDLDDSLGSVGPPDPAAFLQWLIETSKQRAEALGELVEANRDDELCEQTTRFVEELVVNADEVEQRLSDTQFGEFELLRAAMDYNNSWKIYGALWLRSEYDNELSDDERESFAALLDVLTFFGATREYFKSVYFQWELVRLIRAVLYTAIPALAIAVATLLFLAPSSFPGSIFGTATIIWVVSAAVALSVVPFFVLTSIVLRVATIAKRTSAIGPFIFHESDRGDDIDVEG
- a CDS encoding alpha/beta hydrolase fold-3 domain protein (KEGG: hje:HacjB3_10360 alpha/beta hydrolase fold-3 domain protein); amino-acid sequence: MSCVPREECRSPGQSDGPIRPARQTITQTQIDHSGQTTEQDDRRASQLDEDASELLETLEDEGAPDLTHLSVEQARALLGDLFTPDVEPEPVAAVDERKIRAYARDVRVRTYDPDPETALPAVVYFHGGGWVAGNLDTHDTVARALAIEGDCVVVSVDYRKGPEHPFPAAVEDAYLATKWVGEHPDEIGAGEGLAVAGESAGGNLATVVAQLAVERDVGAPEIDHQLLFYPVTDHAFDTRSYEENADGYFLTTRGMIWFWNNYLRDDMDGANLRASPLRAPEATLAELPPATLFTCGYDPLRDEQFAYGKVLADAGVPVSHTHYDDMIHDFANMRRLAEPFPGIEAAADLHERAGDALREAFE
- a CDS encoding hypothetical protein (KEGG: hut:Huta_0635 hypothetical protein): MKRRTLLASLGVGSATVAGIGAVKLTSKTQPEYLKDKRVVYERDDLTLEVIQDSIRVGEEVVFQVTNTGDSRTVLGCHNPWAIQRHSNGAWQLIAWTSEKYYQMCATALSPGSTLEESIELSKSGLKEQAGTIQSELRSGQYRFLIIGTSPVLAIDFDVLDSE